The DNA segment GCTCACGAGCAACGCCGCCATGCCGATCCAGAAGATTGCGGCGAGCGGCGCGTCGTTGCCGAGGAGCTTGCGCGCGATGAACGTCACCGCCAGCATCAGCGGTGATCCCCAGACCACGGCGTCCCACAGAGATCGCAGGCGCGGCTGCTCGACGCCGCGCCGCTCGCGCTTGCCCAGCCAGATGTACGTGCCGGTGGCGCAGATGGCGGTCAGGACCAGGCCGAATACCAGGTAAGCCAGCTTGATCGGCAAGCCGCCGAAATTTCCGAAGTGCAGCCGGTAGTTGGACGCGGCCGCCTGCTGGCCCAGCGAGCCATCGGCAAGGCCGGCGACACCGTGGAATTTGCCGGCTCCGTCGAAGGTATAATATTCGCCGAAGATCAGTCGCCGCTGATGCTCGCCCAGAACCTGGATGTGCTGCCCCGCCGTGCCCGGGTCGTGCAGGGTTACATAGGTCAGTTCGGCCTGGGGATAATGTTGCCGCATATAGCCAAGCGCGGCAGCGACATCGGGCGCCGGCGCGGCCGTCTTGTCGGGCTTTCCCTCCTCGCCGAAGATCGGCGCATACACCGCCTCCAGATCACCACCATAGCTCGTCGTGGCGACACCAAAGGCTGTGACATAAGCGACGCCGATCAGCGCGCCGGTGAATGCGATCGCCACGGTGAAGGGCAGGGTCCAGACGCTCAGGCGATTGTGCCAGTCGGCCAGTCCGATACCGCCCTTGTCGCGCGCCCTCAGTCGGAAGGCGTCCCGGAAGATGCGCGGATGCGCCACCACGCCGGACAGCGACAATGCCAGCATCATCACGCCAAGCCCGCCGACAATCGTCAGGCCCCATATGGCGGGCAGGTTCAACGTATAGTGGAGCGCGACGAGAAAGTCGGACCAGGCGATCTGTTCGGCACCCGCAATCCTGCCCGATGCATCGACGTGAACGGCCTGGGTATCGGTGGTGATCGTTGCCCGCGGCAGCGGCGCCACCGGCAGGTGGACGTAAAGGTGCGTGGTGGGCGGCTTGCCTTTCTCCGACGCCATCACCGCCTCCACCGCGCGCTGCACGGCGGCGGGCGAGATGGCGGACATCTCCGGAGCGTTCGGCTGCTCGATCCGCTGCCATTCCTGATAGAAGACCGCCACCGCGCCCGACAGGCTGACCAGGTAAAGGAGCGCGCCAGCGACAAGGCCGATCGCGGCATGCGCCGACAGCGCCTGCTTCACCGTGGCATTCTCAGGGGCCAAATTCATCCGATTACTTCCAGGATCAGGCCAATTGCGGCCAAAGCCGCCCAGATCAGCAGCATTTTGATCTGCGCGCGGCGCGTGTTTTCCATCAGCAAGGCATAGCCGAGGATGGTCCAGGCCAGCGGCATCGCGGCCAGCGCCAGCACATTGGCGTCCGCCTCGCCCATCCCTGCGAAGAGGCCAAGCGCACGCAAACCCACTGCGATTCCAGTGGAAATCAGCGCCGCTGCGACGGAAACGATCAGGAACGTGACGATGCGCCGCCCAAGCTGGAGCGGCTCATCCGCCTCCGGCAACATCCGCACCCGCCGGTTCGACGCCCTCCCCACCGTCCCCGCAGGAGCCACCAACCCCGCCTGCCCCAGACACAGCAGCGCGGCCGCCATTGCGGCCATTGCGGCGAGGGAAATGCCCCAAGCTCCCGAGTGCAGAGCCGCGAGAACACAGCCAAGCAGGATGGCAACCCAGCCGACGCTGTTAAGGCTCATTGAGCGGCGTGGCCTCGCCCAGGCAAGCCGCAGGACGGCGACGCCGGCGACCGACGCTGCTGCCCCGCCCATCAGCAGAAGCTCAGCGGCCATTCGACGAGCCTCGATAGCAGGCGATCACGCTGTGGAGGCTCACGCTGGCACTTTGCCTTTTCCCTATAATGAAACCGGATTGAGGGCGCTTGTTGTGGCTCAAGCCGTCGCGCTCATACCAATGCTACAAAGAATGTGAATGTCTCGCAATATCATCGACCCGGCAGGATGTTCCTTTCACCCCCTCTGCTTCACTACCCGCACCCTTGAGCCCTCGCTTGACTTAAGCGCCGGACCCAAGCAACATTGTTACATGCTCGCGCCTGCGACCTATCTGCGGTTCCGCCATCACGCCGGCCAATTGGCCGCACGCCTCTAGCCCCGGCTCACCCGACGTAACTGGCTGAGCCCGGGGTAAATCGATCGACCTTCCGGTGCGCGGCCATGCGCGCCGACCTCGACAAGTGGCAGGCACATCATGACATCATGCTCCTCTTTCTGCGGAGAGACGTTTCGCTCTTCTCCCCCGACGCGCTTTCGACGGGGGATCGGCCGATGATCGAAGAGATCGCGCGGCACCGTTGCACCGGGCGCGGCGGCATGCCGCGCTACGTGATCGAGCATCGTCCGGTCTTCACCACCCACGGTGAGGGCGACACAAGCCTGTACCGGGGCGCGAGCCGAGCATCGCTGCCCGATGGAGAGCCCGTGCGTTACGTTGACGAGCGCACGTTCGCGGTCATTGCGACTGGCGAGATGCTGGTTCACGACCTCCATCGCTGCGGATGTGCACCGGCGCCGAAAATTACCAGCATCGCTGCCGGATCATGCAACAACTGATCGGACAACCGATCTTGACGCCGCTACAAGCTTTCTGACCTTTGCTCACCGATGATCAGCAGCGCCTCGCACGAACGAAGGCGCATCGAGAGGAGAGAAGCAGTGGACATAGAGGTCGTAGCGGAAGGGTTGCTGTTTCCTGAAGGCCCGATCGCCATGGCGGACGGCTCGGTCCTGCTGGTCGAGATCAAGCGACAGACGCTCACACGGGTGCGCCGCGATGGCACCACTGACGTGATTGCCCAGCTTGGTGGCGGCCCGAACGGCGCTGCGATCGGGCCGGATCGCGCCGTCTATGTCTGCAACAATGGCGGTTTCGAGTGGATCGAGCGCGAGGACGGCATGCTCGCGCCGCACGGCACGCCGGCGGATTACGAGAGCGGGTCGATCCAGCGCGTTGACCTTGCTACCGGCAACGTCACCACACTTTATACTTCGTGCGACGGCCGTGCCCTGCGCGGGCCGAACGATCTGGTGTTCGATCACGAAGGCGGCTTCTGGTTCACCGATCTGGGCAAGAGCAACGGCGACACGACACAGGTTGGTCATTTGCTTTACGCTCGGCCGGACGGCTCGCAGATCGTGCGGGTCCGCGAGGGCATGGTGACTCCCAACGGCGTTGGCCTCGCGCCCGACGGCAAGACGCTCTATGTCGCGGAGACGACCACCGGCCGCCTGTGGGCGTTCGATATTGCCGGTCCGGGCCGTCTGACAACGCCGCACGACAGGTGGGCAGCGGGCAAGGTGTACGGACCGCTCCCTGGTTACCAGCTCTTCGACAGCCTCGCAGTGGAAGCGGACGGCCATGTCTGCGTCGCCACGATCGTGAACGGCGGGATCACGGCCTTTGACCCGGCCGATGGCTCATGGGAGCATTTCGCCTTCCCCGATCCGATCACCACCAACATCTGCTTTGGCGGGGACGACATGCGCACCGCCTGGATCACCTGCTCCGGCTCCGGCAGGCTCTTCAAAGCGCGCTGGCCCCGTCCGGGCCTGAAACTCGCCTTTAACGCCTGAAAGCTGCGCTGGCGGATACGCTGTCCGCCGGCCCATCAGCAATAGGCGACCAGACTATCTTTCGAGCACCAGTTCGCCAGTGGCAAGCCGCTCCCGCAGCTCGCGCTTCAGCACCTTGCCCGAGGCATTCTTCGGCAGTTCGTCGACGAACACAATTGCGCGCGGTTTCTTGTAGCTGGCGATATGTTCGCGGCAAAAACCGATGAGGTCGGCTGCACTGGTCGTCTCGCCAAGACGGCAGGAGACGACCGCTACCACCTGCTCGCCCCAGGTCGGATCCTCCGCGCCGATCACCGCCGCCTCGCGGATCGCGCGATGTCGGTAAAGCACTTCCTCCACCTCGCGCGGATAGATGTTCTCGCCGCCAGAGACGATCATGTCCTTCTTGCGGTCGACGATCCACAGATATCCGTCGTCGTTCCAGCGACCGACATCGCCGGTGTGGAACCATGGGCCCGTGAACGCCTTTGCCGTCGCCTCCGCGTTGCGCCAATAACCCGAGAGCACCTGGTCGCCACGCACCAGGATCTCGCCCTCCGTGCCGGGCGGCGCATCCCGGCCATCCTCCGTCACCACGCGCACTTGCGAGAGCAGCATCTGCCGCCCGACCGAGTTCAGAATCGGCAGCCCGTCGTCGAGCGCGCGATCATGTTCCTCCGCCGTCAGCACCATGACGTTGCCGGCAAGTTCGGTCATGCCGAAGCCGGTTGCGAAGCGCACGTTGGGCCATCGCTCCCGGGCACGCAGCAGCACCGCGGCGGGCATCGCCGACGCGCCATAGCCCATGTTGCGCAGCGAGGAGAGATCGTAACGGCTCATCGAGGGATGATCGAGCAGCATGGCAATCATCGTGGGTGCGGCCGATGTCGCCGTGACGCCATGACGCTCGATCGTCGCGAACAGGGTCTCGGGATCGAAGTTCTGCATCAGCACCACGGCTTGGCCGCGCAGGTGCTGGATCAGCAGCGCATAGCCGGCGACATGGTACATCGGGAAGGTGAGCATATAGACGGGCTTCGCCACCTCCCCGTCATCCCGGTCCCAGCTGACGAGCGCGTTCATGACCGCGCCAAGCACGTTGCGGTGGCTGAGCATCGCGCCTTTCGGCAGCCCCGTCGTGCCAGAGGTGTAGAGCAGCCAGGCAAGATCATCGTCGTCGACGGCCACCTCCGGCGCTTCTGGTTGCCCTGAAGCGAGCAAGGTTTCGAACGCGAGTGAACCAGGGACAGGCGCCCCGATGCTGATGATGGTACGCACATCGATGCGGTCGCGGATCGCCTCGATCGCGCCCATGAACTTGTCCTCAACGATCAGCACGGTCGGCTCCGCATTGCCGATGATATAGGCAAGCTCTGCCGGGCTCAGCCGATAATTGAGGAAGGTGAGCGCCATACCGGCGCCCGGCACCCCATAATAGCATAAAGCATATTCAGGGCAGTTCTCGGCCAGGATCGCTACCCGGTCGCCGGGCGCAGCGATCCCGAGCAGCGCATTCGACAGTCGCCAGCAGCGATCGCGCAGCTGGCTGTAGGTCATCGCTTGATCCTGGAATTGCACCGCCACGACATCGGGCGCATGATGCGCGGCAGTGGCAGGAATATCTCCCACCAGCATGATTGGCCCTCTCCTCTCGCCGGTCGATCCCCAGGTCGCCGGCTCTTCTGAAAAGCTATCATGTTCTATTTTCCGGCACGCGGATAGTCGGCCGTTGCACCGGTTGTATTGAGGGCCGCGGGCCGGCTGTTCATGGCCGCGAAATGCCGGAGGCGGTCATGCAGCGGCGATTGTTTGAAATTGGTGGTCAAGCCCTTAGGCTCCGCCGCGAAAAAGAGCGGAGAGATCAAACATGACAACCTGCACCGCCGCCGTCGCGCATGGCCCACATGCCGATTTCGTCCTGGAGGAGCTGTCTGTGCAGCAGCCG comes from the Sphingomonas sp. OV641 genome and includes:
- a CDS encoding long-chain fatty acid--CoA ligase, giving the protein MLVGDIPATAAHHAPDVVAVQFQDQAMTYSQLRDRCWRLSNALLGIAAPGDRVAILAENCPEYALCYYGVPGAGMALTFLNYRLSPAELAYIIGNAEPTVLIVEDKFMGAIEAIRDRIDVRTIISIGAPVPGSLAFETLLASGQPEAPEVAVDDDDLAWLLYTSGTTGLPKGAMLSHRNVLGAVMNALVSWDRDDGEVAKPVYMLTFPMYHVAGYALLIQHLRGQAVVLMQNFDPETLFATIERHGVTATSAAPTMIAMLLDHPSMSRYDLSSLRNMGYGASAMPAAVLLRARERWPNVRFATGFGMTELAGNVMVLTAEEHDRALDDGLPILNSVGRQMLLSQVRVVTEDGRDAPPGTEGEILVRGDQVLSGYWRNAEATAKAFTGPWFHTGDVGRWNDDGYLWIVDRKKDMIVSGGENIYPREVEEVLYRHRAIREAAVIGAEDPTWGEQVVAVVSCRLGETTSAADLIGFCREHIASYKKPRAIVFVDELPKNASGKVLKRELRERLATGELVLER
- a CDS encoding PepSY domain-containing protein, with product MNLAPENATVKQALSAHAAIGLVAGALLYLVSLSGAVAVFYQEWQRIEQPNAPEMSAISPAAVQRAVEAVMASEKGKPPTTHLYVHLPVAPLPRATITTDTQAVHVDASGRIAGAEQIAWSDFLVALHYTLNLPAIWGLTIVGGLGVMMLALSLSGVVAHPRIFRDAFRLRARDKGGIGLADWHNRLSVWTLPFTVAIAFTGALIGVAYVTAFGVATTSYGGDLEAVYAPIFGEEGKPDKTAAPAPDVAAALGYMRQHYPQAELTYVTLHDPGTAGQHIQVLGEHQRRLIFGEYYTFDGAGKFHGVAGLADGSLGQQAAASNYRLHFGNFGGLPIKLAYLVFGLVLTAICATGTYIWLGKRERRGVEQPRLRSLWDAVVWGSPLMLAVTFIARKLLGNDAPLAAIFWIGMAALLVSAWIVTTRDTLAKWLRGALVASLVLVLAMIW
- a CDS encoding SMP-30/gluconolactonase/LRE family protein gives rise to the protein MDIEVVAEGLLFPEGPIAMADGSVLLVEIKRQTLTRVRRDGTTDVIAQLGGGPNGAAIGPDRAVYVCNNGGFEWIEREDGMLAPHGTPADYESGSIQRVDLATGNVTTLYTSCDGRALRGPNDLVFDHEGGFWFTDLGKSNGDTTQVGHLLYARPDGSQIVRVREGMVTPNGVGLAPDGKTLYVAETTTGRLWAFDIAGPGRLTTPHDRWAAGKVYGPLPGYQLFDSLAVEADGHVCVATIVNGGITAFDPADGSWEHFAFPDPITTNICFGGDDMRTAWITCSGSGRLFKARWPRPGLKLAFNA